The Streptococcus downei MFe28 DNA window TTTGCCGTACCTGCTGAGGAAAGCGAAGCTTTCCCTATTTCCAACCTCAAAAGGTCTCCCAGACCTTTTGAGCTGCCTGCAGTTCGTGCGACGCAGAACAAAGTTGGTCGATTTCACCAATTTTGCGAGGTTAGTAAGGGAGCTAGGCAATCGCTGTGGAGATTGCCGTTAGCTATCAAGCCACTAGAGTGGCTGATAGCTTTGCTCCTTGCCTTGGCTATTTTTGATTTTTATTGAGTATTAAAAACCAGTGACCTTCTAAAATCTCTCCTTCATCCGGAATTTACAAAAAAATGTAAAATTCCCTTGACAAATAAAGTCAAGGAAACTATACTTAATTTGTAAAGTTAACTTAACGTAATTTGGGAGACACATCGTTATGAAGAATCACATTCAACAACTAAGAAAGGCTCAGAAGCTGAGCCAAGCTGAACTGGCGAGCCACCTTGGGGTTACTCGCCAAACCATCATCTCTTTGGAGAAAGGCCGCTACACAGCTTCGCTGGAATTGGCCTTTAAAATCGCTCGTTTCTTTAACCTGAGCATCGAAGAGATTTTTATCTATGAGGAGGAAGAAAAGGATACTTAAATCACTAGCCAATAAGGCTACAAGTCAAAAAGAATTCAAAAATCATTGACCAATTATATGACGCTACAAGCCGCTTACGCACTCCTTCTTCTGGAACCCCTATCGTTTTCAGACGATAACAAGGGACTTAAACTCTTGCTCTTGGGTGTGGAAATGGTCTGCTATGATATTATTTACAGAGCACATCTCTCAAGGGGTTCCAGCCGTCTCGCTCATTACTATCAAAAATTCCACTAATACCATTAAGGAGATTATCATGTTAAAAGATCTACTAAAACCAAATTCTAAAATGTCCAAAAAATCTTACAAGACATACCTACTCATCTATAGCATTAGCCTAATAGCTATTGGGGGTATTATTGCTTTGACCTCCGCCTCAATGACCCAAGATAAATACTTTGGTTATGGCCTAAGTACAGGCCTAATCCTGGGAGCCCTAATCGTAATTTACCGTACCCTTAGCCAAAAGCAATTTGAAAAATTATATTTAGATGCCTTTGATGAACGCAATCAATTTATCAACTCCCTCTGCTATAAGCTTATCTTTGTCCTAGAATTACTTATTCTAATGCTGACCTTCCTTATCAATCTCTATATCCCCCTCCACTTTAATTTTGAAAGAGTCCTGACATGGTCTTTGATTTTTCTGGCTTATGGCTACCTCATCATTCGCACCATCCTTCGCAAACTCGTATAAGGACTTTCAAGGCTAGTTTTTTACCAAAGCCAGCCTCAAGCGCATTCTACTACTGCAATTTTCCTTTATTAAACGATAAAAATCTCGAACCGATTTGGCTCGAGATTTTTATCCTTCTCCCTAGTTTATCTGGTAGGAAATACGGGGTTAAGATTTGTTGTGGCAGAGAAAGAGAGTGGAGAGCCCGTCTCCGCTAGACTACTTTAATTTATCATGCTCATAGGTATGGACTAAATCAAGGTTGGCAAAGTCTTGCTGGCGCAGGGCTTCATAGACAATCATGCAGACGGTGTTGGAGAGATTGAGGCTGCGGACGTGCTGGTCATTCATAGGAATACGAATGGCCTTGGTCACATGCTCCCTCATAAAATCCTCAGGTAGCCCCTTGTCTTCTCGCCCGAAGATGAAGTAATGGTCTTGGTCGTCTGCATAATTGACCTCAGAGTAGGTTTTCTGCGCAAACTTGGACACCAGATGGACCTGCCCCTGGCATTTGTCCAAAAATTCAAGGAGACTGTCATAAAAACGAATATCCAGCTTATCCCAATAATCCAGACCGGCCCGCTTCATCTTGCGGTCGTTAATAGGAAAGCCCATGGGCCGAATGATATGTAAGGGACTATTGGTAGCCGCACAGGTTCTGGCAATATTACCTGTATTGGCTGGAATCTGGGGCTCAAAGAGAACCACATGGTTACGACCTTGGGTCTCATGATAGTTTTCTTGAATAAAGGGTTGGACAACCATACCGTCTCTCCTATCAAAATTTTATTCTAACCTTTACAAAAAAATAACCACACTACTCGGAGTCGAGCTCAGCGAGTAGCATGGTTGGTGGTGGCTCATTAACTTAAATCATAACAGGTTTGATTTAAATCAACGAATCTTTATGATTAGTATAGCACTCTTAAGCAAGAAGTCAACCGATTTTGCCTAAAAGTATGTGTCTTACTTTTTGAGAAAGGGAATAAAATCCAACAATATCAACGGAAACAGTGCTATTTAACTTTTTTGAAAAATTTTATCAAAAAAGACCGAAAACAAATTTTCTTGTCCTCAGTCTTGACATTATCATTTTTTACCTGATATAATGGATTGACTGAGAAAGCAAGGCTCGTTTGCTTTTCTCGGTGGTGTTAGCGTTGTCGCACTAGCACCTTTTTTTGATTTCTTAATTGTCTATATTATAGCAAACCACGACAAAAAACGCAAGTGTTTTTTACATTTTTCTTGCGAATTTCCTTGATTTTAAAGGCCTTAATGGGAGTTGTGAGATTTTTTTGCAAGAAGTCCAATTAGTTTTTTGACCTGCTCTGAGCCAGGACGTTTGCCCCTAATCCAGTCTGTCCTATCTCCTCTCATCTGGATCCATTTCTGGGCACTTCCTGTCATAGCCACTTTTTTATGGTAATGGTCCAGCCACTCTCCCATAAAGAGCTCTCGCAAGGTACCTTCCTCTCGCTCAATAATCATTTGGCTCATGGTATCGGCACCAGCAGGGCTCCAGTACATCCCCCTCTTTTTCATCCTGTAGGTAATCTTCTTATGCTGGGTTTCCATAACGCCAATGCCCTTATGAGATAGACCTCTCAAGTGTGCTGGCTTAGTTTGAGGAAAACGACCTAACAATTTTCGTCTAAATTTGAGGACAGCCTCTAATTCAGTCTCATCCTCAACCAGGCTTTCTAAGGTATCAAAGGCGGTTATTAGATAACCTCGCTTGTGCTCTCTAATTCCCTTGAAAGTCAAGTCTAGTAGCTCTGGAGGATAAGGCTGAAAAAATTGCTTGATTTTCTCATTGAGGTGGTAGCTATCCCAAAAATATTCCACGTGCTTAATACCCAAGGCCTTACCAAATTCTTTAAAGGTAGCCTGACTGTAGCCGTGGCCACCGTCTGAATTACAGATCAAAATGGTTTGACTGGGAAACTCAAAATGATGATAGAGATAGTCCAAGGTCTGTTGTCTAGCCTTGAAATGAGAGGAGGAGATAAACTCCTTTTTGTTTTGGAGTTCATAACGATTAGGGCCGACCTGTTTTCTGCCAGTATGAATGACAAAGTGAGCCAAATCGGTATTATAGTTTTCTTGACTATGGTCAGTTGTTTTAACCATAGCCCCATCTCCTTCCAGATACACCTTATCGGCCACTATCTTTTGAGGAGCTTCATCCTGAAAATAGTCATAATCTTCTTTCATTTGGTGGAGCTGATTCCCCTTCTTAACGGCCTTTAAGACGTTATCTTTGGTCACAATAGTCTGATTGATTAACTCTAAGACCGTCCCAACCTTACGATAGGGCAGAAAAGTAGCTAAGTGGGCCAGCTGATAGACCATTTCCCTAGAAAATCGACTGTGCTTTTCTAACCCCAACTTCTCATCAACTGGAATCCTACACTTACCTCCCTTATACCAACGGTTTCGGCTAAACTCTATTTCACCAAAGATAAAGGTCACCGTTCGGCTAGATTGATTTTTGAGCGTATAATTTTTAGCCCTCATACTAGGAGCGATAAAGTCATCATAATCTTTGACAAATTTTAAAAATTGTTTCTGATTAGCTTCCTGAAATTCCTTGAGTAGTTCTCGTTCATCAATAACTGCTGTGTCCATCCTTGTCTCCTGTTTCTATAATGTCGCCCATTATAGTTGATAGACGTTGTATCATCTTTTCAGCAGGAAAACAATTCCTTAACACATGCTTTGAGGAATAAAAGAAAAAACCAGCTCCCTTTTTTGGGAGCTGGAAATCTAGAAGTTTTTGAAAAAATCATTAAGGAAATATGTATTTGTATTTACATGTTTCGTTTTTGGCTCTTGGATGACTTCTTATCCAAATCTTGTTCGGCCTTCAGTTCCTGGTACATGATGTAGTCCTTGACAATACCATCCCGATGATCCTTGAGAGTATTTCTCTCAATTCTGACCTCTTCAATCTCTTTTTTTAGCAGAGCTGGATCAGAGGTTTTATCGACCTTGGCCCTATCCAAAATTTGCCTGGCCGTTTCTCTCTGGTCGGGTTCAGTTTGATAAGAAACCAAGGCACCAAGTAATTCCTGGATCTGGTGAACTCGCTCGTCCAATTTAGCCAGTTCAGCATCCGTTTCTTTTAACTGCTGGTCAAATCGGTCTTGTAAAAATTCAAACTGACTAGCGTTGGTTACGCCGTTAATGGATAAAAAGTTCAGCTCATCGACCAGGCGATTGAGTTTAGAAATATGAGAGTTTTTTCTCAAAATGAGTTCCCCATTTTTGGCCGAAAGTTGTTTAATCAAGGTACTCCCTTTGATAAAACGGTTCTGTTCAGAATGGTCTTCATTCAAAAAATAAAAGAAGTCATTTTTCTTTAGGTAGGCGGTGAAGTTTCCCTTATCATCCTGGTCCAACATGCGAGATGGTATTGAAACGATTCCTTGGCGGTCGATACCAAAATCAACAGCAACATAGATGGATTGCGGTGTCATGTATTTAACCTGCCAGCTTTCAATCTCCAATTTCATTTCAAAGTCCTGGGACTTTTCATCTTGAAAGTTTTTAAAGCGAGCAGCGATTTCATCTGTCGGAAAACCTACTTGATTTTTGGCCAAGCGTTCCGCCATTTTTTCTAAACCATACTTGCCTTTTTTTGATAAAGTGCGGTCACGAATAGCTCTTTCTTGGTCACGGTCTAATAATTTGTAGGTGACATATTTTCCAGAAGTATCCATAGTCACATTCAAGTCTTTTGCTTTTTGTCTCAAGTCTTCCAGGGACGTGGAATACTTCAATAAAAAATCCAAACGCTCTTTTAAGTCGACTCGCAGACTATTCTTTTGTCGCCAGGCAGAATACTGCGTATAAGAATTTCTCAAATGAGGTTCTAGGATTTTGGCCCCTTGCAAGGCTGCATACTTGTCAGAAATCTTTTCCAAACTTTTCTTAGTGCCCTTTTGCCAGCGAAACTTTTTTAGCGTAACGGTATCTGTCGTATTAAAAATAATATGGTTGTGCAAATGCCCCCTGTCCATATGGGTCGCAATGACAAATTGATGATGACCACCAGTCAATTCCAAGGCGGTCTGTCGGCCAATCTCATGCACTTGTTCAGGTGTTAAATTGTCACTAGGTGCAAATGACTGGATGACATGATGAGCCATGACCCGATTGTCATTGTGTATATCGGACAGATCATCATTTCCTCTAAGTGCATCCACGGTTTTTTTCGTGATGATAAAATCATCATAGGTTGTTTGATTGTCTGATACATTGGTCAAGTCATAACCTGAGACCAACTTTTTACAAACATGACCATCTACCAAATCGTATGAGTAAGCAAAGTCATCTTGACTTTTGCCATCATCTTGTTTTAATGTTTTGGCCTCTTGTGTAATATAGGCAATCGCCCGTTTTAAATTTTTACTGGTCTTAATTTGTAAAACCTTAGTCACGACCATGAACTTTTCCCACCTTTCTTTCGTCAAATTCTTGATAAAGCACTTGACTTAATGCCTTAACTTCTTCCTGCAAAGCCAGCAATAAATCCTTGTCCAATTCTCCAAGCGTATTCGCAAACCGTGCAATCTGGTTCACGTTTTGACCAATAGCATTGACCTCTTTTCGCAAGGCCAACAGTTCTGAATAGTCGACTGTCACCACCTCACCATTGAGTAACATTTTAAGAGCAAACGACTGAAAAGTTTTAAGATTAGCCGCTGAAATTTTCCGTCGAATAATAGCTTCTTCATCATCTGTTACCCGTAATTTTATTTGTTTGTACCGTTTACGTTTTTTATCTTCCATCCGTTTCACCTTTCATCTTGATCCTGGAGGCAGCCCCTCTGAGGGAGGGGGGGCTTTTCTCTTGCAAGCATAGCAAGTGGGTACCCACTTGCCGAAATAAAAAGAAAATGAGCTCTACCATTAGGAAAATCCCTAACGCTATCAACTCATTCTTTTTATGTTTTTGGGAGAACCCAAACCCCTTTTTCGTCTCGCCTTGCTCAACGTTTTTTCAGGTGACAATCGTCACCTGGGGCTGGTCACTTTTTCAAAGTGACCGCTGGGCAAAATAAAATTTTGCCCATAAAATGAGGGTGCACTTTTTCAAAATGCACCCTATCAATTTTTATCATTGCCACCCTTACAAAAGATTTCTTGCGGGTGCCCAAGTTAAAATATCTTGTCGCAAAGTCGTGAATTCTTCTTCACTCATCTGCTTCAAAGTTTCTAAAGTTGTTTGATAATCTTGTGCCAAATCATCCAACTCAGTAGCAAGAAACTCTTGATAATCTGCTTTAATCATGGCTGTCATTCCTGCTTTATTTTTTAAAATGTTGGCTTGGTTAATTGTCTTTTTTCTGTCTAGCCAATCTGACATATCAAACAAGTAACCTTGTAAAACTTGTTCAGTTGTCATCATCTTGTCGGTCACTTCCATGGTTAAAGTCTCCTCCTCTTGTTGGTTGTAACAGTCGTCCCATTGATAAATGAGAACCTTGGCGGGACATCACTTCAAGGTTCTGTCCTCTTTTTTTGAGTCATTAAGGTCCTCAGATTTATCCGACTTAGTCGCCAGTTTTTCAGCCGTTTCTGCCTTAGCTTCTGCCAATGATTGACTAAAAACATCCTTAGGTTTTAAGGTTTGACCTTCTGACAAACTTTTATCTTTCACTTGATATTTGCCTAATTTTTCTTCAATTTGGCCCATCAGTTTTGTGGCTTGCTTTTGAATAGTCGCCAGTTGTAATTCAAAATTTTTCAAACCTTCTGGATTACGCTGCAAGTCCTTCAAGGATGAAAAATGATAATTTTCTTCCTGACTAAGTCCCAATCTGTGACTGACCAAATAGCCAACAGCTTCCGCTTGTAGACTGGCATTAAATTTTGGATGCTCGCCTTCAAAGGCCTTCTTTTGGTTTGAACGGGCCACATCAGACTTGGCCATTTGATAAACAATTTGACCTAAAACATCATTAGGTTTTGATTGCCCCTTTTGGAAATAGATGGTTTGTTTCTCTAAATCCAACTGACTTTTCTTTCCGTTGGCCAAGTCTTTACAATCAATTTTTAGTCCCTTATCATGGGCGGTTTCTTTCAAAATCCGGTAGATATTATTATAATCTTCACGATTTTTTGGTTGCCATTGTTTGGATGGAATTTGGGAAAGGTCTGCCCCCTTGGTTTGAGAAATATCAAATAATTTCTCTGTCTTAAACCAGGTTCGTGTCATGACTTCACCTGTCTTAGGATCCAATTTTGGTTGTCCGTCTTTATCCAAAAGTTTCTTCACGTTTGGGGCCGTAATATAGATTGCCTTTTCTCCTTTTTGAACTTGGCCACCAATTTTTTTCCAGCCGTGATAAGGTTTTAATCTCGTAGCTTGTGGGTATTGAGCCATAATTAACTCAAGGTTTCTAGCGGAATAATGGTCAAGATTTTCCATAGCATTGAGATAGTTTTTAAAGTTTTCAGGCTCGAAATAGCCTTGACGGACATCATCCAATTTGTGATTTAATTCTTCCAGTTGATGCGTTTTTATCAGCTCAGTTATGGCCATATCTCGCTTAGTTTCTCCTGCCTGACGTTTCTTTTCATCGGCATAGACATTAGAATTAGCATCCAAAGGGTCAGTCCCCTGAGCCACTTCTTGGCCGTCTGTGATACCATCTCCATCTGTGTCCGCTGAATAAGGATTGGTGCCCCGTGCCAGCTCCTCTTCGTCTGTCAAACCGTCACCATCAGAGTCTCTAGTCCGCAGCTCTCTTTGACGGTCTGTTTCACGCCTCATCTCTTCTTGAATCAGAGCTTGGTGTTCTAAGGCTTGATTTTCTTGCAAAATAGTCATCATCTCCTTACCATTATCCTTAACGTAAGTATCATTGATAGCCAGCTGCTCTAGCTGGCCATTACGTTCACGATAAACACCGAGGACGGTTTGTTTATCTAATCGTTCTAATTCTTCCCCTAATTGACCTTTTATTCTCATCACTGATGCTGGAATGAGTGCATCCTCTGTATTCCTAAAAAGAACTAATAGATCGCTGTCCTCTGGTGTTATTGCCTTAGACATATCAATATTATGTAGCTTTTCAACATCAGATAGGTCATTAAAAACAAAAGTACCTGTTTCAATTATCTCTGGCAACATAGGCAAAACTTTCATCTTATCTCTACTAGCTTCTGAGATTAAAATAGCATCATAATCACCTCTGCCGTAAGCAAAATCTTCTAATGCTTCAGTCATATTTCGATCAACTGGAGAAACACCAGCTAAGTGTGCAAAGTTATTTTTTCTAAATTCCATTTGTACAACTTCACTATTTCCTTTTTCATCCGAAATGAAATACGAAAGCTTACTATCAGCTATTTCTCTCAAGTACCATTGGGCCGTTGTTTGTAACGTTGGTGCAAATCTATTCAATCTACGAAGCTCTTTTGCATCTATTCCTTTATAACCTGGTTTTCTCGTTTGCACGTTCTCATTTTTAATGGTAAAATTTAATTGAGCGATGGCAGGAAAATCAGGTTGCGGTGGATCCGTAACAGGCTGCGATGCTGTCCTAGAAGAACTGAGTTCTTCTGAATAATCGGAAGTGCGATGAAATTCGCCCGCATCGCTAGACTCTTGGCTTTTGTTAAGAGTCTTTTTTTGGTCTCTTACCAAATCAATCTCCTCCTCACTAATCTTTTCTCTAGGGGCTTCTAAAGCCTCTTTTTCTGTCTCATGAGGGTAACCGTTGACATCCAAAAAGGCCATATCCTCTTGGGCACCTTGGATTGTTTCATGAACCTCACCAGTGACAGGATTTCCATATAGCGGTCTAGCATTTTCTGCCAATTCTTGGTTAAACTGTTCTTCAAAGGGATTAGCTGAGGTGGCTTGAGAGAGAATTGGATTTTCTTCGGTTATTTGTGCCAATGTAAGATAATCCTTTAGCAATAAACGGTCTAAAGACAGTCCTTTTACTAGTCCTTCCTTTTCTGATCCAACATCATAACGCAATTGATCTGTTAAACGCTCACCAGTTTCATCTAATAAGTAAAAGTATGTTTTATCATAGCCCTCAGCTAGGCTTTGGGCAGCATTTTGTGCCAGTAATGTCTGAGTAAACTCTTGATAAGGAATAACGTCACCTTCATGATAGTAATTAGTTAAGGTGGGGTTTTCTGAAAAATCAAAAAGTACTTGTAAGGCTTTTGAAGGCTCTGCCATAGTTTCTAATCCTTTCTCTGCTAGCTTCAACTGCTGCAGCAGCTCTTCAACTCGTTCTCTTTCCTTATCCGTTTTTGGACGGTACTTTTGGGATGGAACCAGGTTTCCTGACTCATCCATTTCCAAGGCAACCTTTCTTAGGCCTTTGACAAAGTAAGTTGTTGGCTGCTTCTGCCACTGGTTAAGCTCTCCAGCCTCTACAAGAGCCTGAGCGGTCGGTGAAAGTGTTACCTGGTCATTTCTACTAGCAATGGCTTCCAGTCGCTCTAGCTCCTTCTCATAGCGTTTAATGGTGGCTTTGGTATAAACAGACTCCCCTTTTTTGGATTTTTCAATTTCTTCTCTGATTCTAGGGATATTACGGACACTCATTTCAAGACCCGTGCCCTGTCGATTGAGCCCCAACTCTTTATTGCGGGCCCGTTCTTCTAGGCGTTCCACCCTTTCTCTCTGTTGCTCGATTTCCTGGTTTTTAGCCACTACTCGCCCATCTAAGCGATCAGCCTTCCTAAAGAAGGCATCACCGCCTCGCTTGTCATTCATGGGCTGGCCGCTGGTCTGCTTGTAATGGTCAAAGACCTTTTGGATGGCTTGGGACTGCTCTCCTTCTAAGCGTTCCAGCTTTCGCCTAGCTTGAGCTAAACGGCTATTATCTAAAGAGGGTTCAGACTTTTCTTGTTTGAGAAAGTCATTCCAGTCCATCTTTTCTTGGCCTTCCTTGACAGGCGGAAGGTCAGAAACAACTGGGATACCATCAGCCTTTAGCTTATCAATAAACTTACGGCCAGCCTCATCATTATCTACGGCCAGAGTGATAAGATTGGCATTTTTACCATCTTTAAAAGTAGTAGTCAAATTGACCAGCTCATCAAGATTGGTCCGCAGCTGTAACCGATTGAGGCTGTGACTAGCCTTACCATCTGTCAGAAGGTCTAGGGTATAATGGCTGATGGTCCCCTTTTTAAGGCCATCCATGGCCACTAAGCGGACATCTTGTAGGTCGTCCTTATGTACCTCATAATAAGACATCAGGTCGATTGGGGCCTCTGCAAAGACTAGGCGTTTAGGTTGGCCCACGTCAATAGAGAATCCTGATAAACCGTCAGAGCGTTTCATGATTTGCTTGAGGTGCCCTCTCTCGTGTATATCAGGATGATTCTCGATGCCTTGGAGACTAGCCCCAACCAATTTGCCATCGAGGGCTTTAGCTTTAAAGACAATGACAGGCTCTGATAGGTTATCTGCCTGGTAGTTAATAAAGTTAGCCTGAGCCAGGTTGCCTGATTGAATAAAGAAATCAATGGTTTCATCTGAGAGGCCTCGCTTATTTTTGAGGTAGGCTCTGGTCCTAGATAAATCCTGACTTTCAGCTTTGGCCAAATAATAAGAAAAAGGCTCAGCCTTTGGAAGGGGCTGAACCTCTATGGTATTAAAATTTCCTGTCCGCAAATAATCCGTGGCCTGTTTAAAAGAGATCTCCTCTCCCGTTTGTTCCTTACGGATTATTTGAACTAGGTTAATCGTGTTCCCCCCTGTATCCCGAGACCACCACATAAACCGATTCATTCTCGGGTTGATTTGAAAGCTGTCATGTTCTTTCCAAACATAATAATTGCCCTTTTGTTGGAGATCCAAGCCGAGTCCTTGAGCCACGGCCACAATATCCATACTAGTATATTGTTTCAATCGTTCTTGAAACTGGTTGGCCAATAATGCTTTTCTTTCTTGCGTTGCTTCTGCCATAAAACTAACCTCCTAATCTTTTTCCTCCTCTGCCAACTCAGGGAATTTCTCTAAAAATTCTGATCGATTGGCTAAAAAGGCCTTAACCACTTTTCTAAAGAGTGCTGCTCTTGTATCTCCAACCGCTCTAGCGACGTTATCAAAATTTTTTAAATCCTCTGGGTCTAAGTAGAGTGATACAGGGCACCGATGGCCCTTTTTTTGTAGTTTCTTTGCCATGTTTTTTTCCTATCCTTCAAATATTATCCTATCCTGCTTCTTCTTCCCAACTGGCCACTAAATCCTGTGGGGATTGTTCAGCTTGGGCGTTCTGAGATGGCCCTTCTGTGCTCATTTCAGAATTCTGGCTGGCCACTTCATCATCAATGGTTGGCGTAGAGGCCGCAAACTGATGATAGCCTCCCCCTCGTTCAAGCACTCGGGACTGATCAGTATTTTGCGTAAATTCTGCGATATCCTGATTCTTCATATCTCGGTAATAGGTATACCAATTAGCATCCCCAAAGCCA harbors:
- a CDS encoding PBECR4 domain-containing protein, translating into MAEATQERKALLANQFQERLKQYTSMDIVAVAQGLGLDLQQKGNYYVWKEHDSFQINPRMNRFMWWSRDTGGNTINLVQIIRKEQTGEEISFKQATDYLRTGNFNTIEVQPLPKAEPFSYYLAKAESQDLSRTRAYLKNKRGLSDETIDFFIQSGNLAQANFINYQADNLSEPVIVFKAKALDGKLVGASLQGIENHPDIHERGHLKQIMKRSDGLSGFSIDVGQPKRLVFAEAPIDLMSYYEVHKDDLQDVRLVAMDGLKKGTISHYTLDLLTDGKASHSLNRLQLRTNLDELVNLTTTFKDGKNANLITLAVDNDEAGRKFIDKLKADGIPVVSDLPPVKEGQEKMDWNDFLKQEKSEPSLDNSRLAQARRKLERLEGEQSQAIQKVFDHYKQTSGQPMNDKRGGDAFFRKADRLDGRVVAKNQEIEQQRERVERLEERARNKELGLNRQGTGLEMSVRNIPRIREEIEKSKKGESVYTKATIKRYEKELERLEAIASRNDQVTLSPTAQALVEAGELNQWQKQPTTYFVKGLRKVALEMDESGNLVPSQKYRPKTDKERERVEELLQQLKLAEKGLETMAEPSKALQVLFDFSENPTLTNYYHEGDVIPYQEFTQTLLAQNAAQSLAEGYDKTYFYLLDETGERLTDQLRYDVGSEKEGLVKGLSLDRLLLKDYLTLAQITEENPILSQATSANPFEEQFNQELAENARPLYGNPVTGEVHETIQGAQEDMAFLDVNGYPHETEKEALEAPREKISEEEIDLVRDQKKTLNKSQESSDAGEFHRTSDYSEELSSSRTASQPVTDPPQPDFPAIAQLNFTIKNENVQTRKPGYKGIDAKELRRLNRFAPTLQTTAQWYLREIADSKLSYFISDEKGNSEVVQMEFRKNNFAHLAGVSPVDRNMTEALEDFAYGRGDYDAILISEASRDKMKVLPMLPEIIETGTFVFNDLSDVEKLHNIDMSKAITPEDSDLLVLFRNTEDALIPASVMRIKGQLGEELERLDKQTVLGVYRERNGQLEQLAINDTYVKDNGKEMMTILQENQALEHQALIQEEMRRETDRQRELRTRDSDGDGLTDEEELARGTNPYSADTDGDGITDGQEVAQGTDPLDANSNVYADEKKRQAGETKRDMAITELIKTHQLEELNHKLDDVRQGYFEPENFKNYLNAMENLDHYSARNLELIMAQYPQATRLKPYHGWKKIGGQVQKGEKAIYITAPNVKKLLDKDGQPKLDPKTGEVMTRTWFKTEKLFDISQTKGADLSQIPSKQWQPKNREDYNNIYRILKETAHDKGLKIDCKDLANGKKSQLDLEKQTIYFQKGQSKPNDVLGQIVYQMAKSDVARSNQKKAFEGEHPKFNASLQAEAVGYLVSHRLGLSQEENYHFSSLKDLQRNPEGLKNFELQLATIQKQATKLMGQIEEKLGKYQVKDKSLSEGQTLKPKDVFSQSLAEAKAETAEKLATKSDKSEDLNDSKKEDRTLK
- a CDS encoding tRNA (cytidine(34)-2'-O)-methyltransferase — protein: MVVQPFIQENYHETQGRNHVVLFEPQIPANTGNIARTCAATNSPLHIIRPMGFPINDRKMKRAGLDYWDKLDIRFYDSLLEFLDKCQGQVHLVSKFAQKTYSEVNYADDQDHYFIFGREDKGLPEDFMREHVTKAIRIPMNDQHVRSLNLSNTVCMIVYEALRQQDFANLDLVHTYEHDKLK
- a CDS encoding plasmid mobilization protein, coding for MEDKKRKRYKQIKLRVTDDEEAIIRRKISAANLKTFQSFALKMLLNGEVVTVDYSELLALRKEVNAIGQNVNQIARFANTLGELDKDLLLALQEEVKALSQVLYQEFDERKVGKVHGRD
- a CDS encoding helical hairpin domain-containing protein, with protein sequence MVVTKVLQIKTSKNLKRAIAYITQEAKTLKQDDGKSQDDFAYSYDLVDGHVCKKLVSGYDLTNVSDNQTTYDDFIITKKTVDALRGNDDLSDIHNDNRVMAHHVIQSFAPSDNLTPEQVHEIGRQTALELTGGHHQFVIATHMDRGHLHNHIIFNTTDTVTLKKFRWQKGTKKSLEKISDKYAALQGAKILEPHLRNSYTQYSAWRQKNSLRVDLKERLDFLLKYSTSLEDLRQKAKDLNVTMDTSGKYVTYKLLDRDQERAIRDRTLSKKGKYGLEKMAERLAKNQVGFPTDEIAARFKNFQDEKSQDFEMKLEIESWQVKYMTPQSIYVAVDFGIDRQGIVSIPSRMLDQDDKGNFTAYLKKNDFFYFLNEDHSEQNRFIKGSTLIKQLSAKNGELILRKNSHISKLNRLVDELNFLSINGVTNASQFEFLQDRFDQQLKETDAELAKLDERVHQIQELLGALVSYQTEPDQRETARQILDRAKVDKTSDPALLKKEIEEVRIERNTLKDHRDGIVKDYIMYQELKAEQDLDKKSSKSQKRNM
- a CDS encoding ISLre2 family transposase, coding for MDTAVIDERELLKEFQEANQKQFLKFVKDYDDFIAPSMRAKNYTLKNQSSRTVTFIFGEIEFSRNRWYKGGKCRIPVDEKLGLEKHSRFSREMVYQLAHLATFLPYRKVGTVLELINQTIVTKDNVLKAVKKGNQLHQMKEDYDYFQDEAPQKIVADKVYLEGDGAMVKTTDHSQENYNTDLAHFVIHTGRKQVGPNRYELQNKKEFISSSHFKARQQTLDYLYHHFEFPSQTILICNSDGGHGYSQATFKEFGKALGIKHVEYFWDSYHLNEKIKQFFQPYPPELLDLTFKGIREHKRGYLITAFDTLESLVEDETELEAVLKFRRKLLGRFPQTKPAHLRGLSHKGIGVMETQHKKITYRMKKRGMYWSPAGADTMSQMIIEREEGTLRELFMGEWLDHYHKKVAMTGSAQKWIQMRGDRTDWIRGKRPGSEQVKKLIGLLAKKSHNSH
- a CDS encoding helix-turn-helix transcriptional regulator, which encodes MKNHIQQLRKAQKLSQAELASHLGVTRQTIISLEKGRYTASLELAFKIARFFNLSIEEIFIYEEEEKDT